The window CCACTCTTCAGCAAGCTTTGTGCGCCGGATAATAATTGTATTGTTTTCACGCATGGATCTGTCATCATGATCATTCATTTGTAATGTGATCTTGTCAATCAGATACAAACGATGATGCCTTAGATTTTGCAAATGAAACATCCAATCTTCTTTGATCGCGTATTTACGATCTTCTTCAAAGTAGTGGAGATCCTTATTGCCCATGCGTACACAAATATTACAGGCCAATGGATTTCCATTCAAAAAGAGATGGTAATCGTAAAATCCTTCTTTCAGACTGCACACATCAGGGAAAGAAATTTTATTTTCCCTGATGAATTGGAATTTTGAGGCTATGAAATCAGGTGTGCCTAGCTCTTTTATTTTGGTGTATAACACTTCCAGATGATCCGTAAACAAATAATCATCTGAATCCAGGAAAAGAGAATATTCACCTTTTGCCAGACGTAATCCATGATTTCGAGCGGCACCACGCTCCTGGTTTATTTGAGTAACAATAGTAATCAGAGGATGGCTGCCAAACTCGTTTCTTAAATTTTGCAATGTGTCGTCCGTACTTCCATCATCGACAATTATTATTTCGAAATCACTGAAGGTCTGTTGAAGGACGGAGTCAATCGTTAACCGGAGGTAATTCCAGCGATTGTATGTTGGGATGATAATGGAAAAAAATTTTGGCATCTGCGATTTACCGGATAAAGGTACGCACAAAATGAACAATAACAGGAGGGAAGAGATTCTTACGCATTTCCACTTTTCGGAGGTTATACTCTTTGTAAAATACCGGATCTGTCTCCTTCAGCAGGAGCAGAATTTTGTGAATCATTTTTCTGTCATACACTTCATAATAAATTACGAGCTGATTGAATAAGAAATGCGAGTTAATCCTTTTTAATTCCGTCTCATTAAATTCTTTCAGGTGTTTATAGCTCGTGTTGTCCTCATGGTAAAACCCCTGATCCTTAAGAAATGAAATATACTTTTCTGTTCCATGTACAGAACGAAGAAAACGGGAAAAGACCTTTATCCAGTCTCCTGCGAATCGTTTGAACTGACTGACAGTTTTGCTCGATGAATGCAAACGATAGCGGGAGAGTACTTTATTCACCGGCAGGATTGGATAGCAGAGGGCGATTCTAACCAGTAAATCGTAATCCATTCCAAAATGCAGACTTTCATCCAGCATTCCGGTTTCTTCAATTACTTTTCTTTTGAAAAATGATGATGGCTGTGGAAATGGAATGATCGCGTAATAACGCAAGGGCAAATCTTTAAAATCAGCTCCGGTAATTTGTTCCTTTCTTCGATTTCCAAAAAGTATCGAAGTGCCGTGGAGCAATGCAATTTCCGGATTTAGTCGGAACAATTCCGCGACTGTATACAGGGTGTCCGAAACATGCAAGTCATCACTGCACAACCAGCAGATGATTTCTCCTGTTGCATGTTGTAAACCCTTATTGATGGCGTGACTTTGTCCGTCATCCTTCTCACTTACCCAATAGCTTAAATGCTTTTCATACTTTTTGATAATTTCAACTGAACGATCTGTACTTCCGCCATCAATGATGATGTATTCAAGGTTAGGGTAATTTTGATTAAGAACAGATAAAATGGTTTCTTCCAGGAAATCCGCCTGGTTGTATGAAGGGGTGATGACGGAAATTTTAGGATGTTCTTTAACCATTTTGGTTTCTTTCTTCTTCTAAACATGTCAGAATCCTT of the Bacteroidota bacterium genome contains:
- a CDS encoding glycosyltransferase family 2 protein, coding for MPKFFSIIIPTYNRWNYLRLTIDSVLQQTFSDFEIIIVDDGSTDDTLQNLRNEFGSHPLITIVTQINQERGAARNHGLRLAKGEYSLFLDSDDYLFTDHLEVLYTKIKELGTPDFIASKFQFIRENKISFPDVCSLKEGFYDYHLFLNGNPLACNICVRMGNKDLHYFEEDRKYAIKEDWMFHLQNLRHHRLYLIDKITLQMNDHDDRSMRENNTIIIRRTKLAEEWILKNVDLQGEDVAILKAHIDYFMALHSYIDGQNRQALNYLWKAVRQAGFKKKYAVLFMKCVVGNRVIQKIKKNVS
- a CDS encoding glycosyltransferase, with the translated sequence MVKEHPKISVITPSYNQADFLEETILSVLNQNYPNLEYIIIDGGSTDRSVEIIKKYEKHLSYWVSEKDDGQSHAINKGLQHATGEIICWLCSDDLHVSDTLYTVAELFRLNPEIALLHGTSILFGNRRKEQITGADFKDLPLRYYAIIPFPQPSSFFKRKVIEETGMLDESLHFGMDYDLLVRIALCYPILPVNKVLSRYRLHSSSKTVSQFKRFAGDWIKVFSRFLRSVHGTEKYISFLKDQGFYHEDNTSYKHLKEFNETELKRINSHFLFNQLVIYYEVYDRKMIHKILLLLKETDPVFYKEYNLRKVEMRKNLFPPVIVHFVRTFIR